The following proteins come from a genomic window of Musa acuminata AAA Group cultivar baxijiao chromosome BXJ1-7, Cavendish_Baxijiao_AAA, whole genome shotgun sequence:
- the LOC103992424 gene encoding PH, RCC1 and FYVE domains-containing protein 1 isoform X1, with protein sequence MADPLRNGSVERDVEQAITALKKGAHLLKYGRRGKPKFCPFRLSNDESLLIWYSGKDEKQLKLCQVSKIIPGQRTAIFQRYPRPDKEYQSFSLIYNDRSLDLICKDKDEAEVWFVGLKALISHGSHQKLRSESRGDRTSSDSPSTHIQKISPFTSPFSGSDISHKDSKDDQQVNIPYESHPVKSLGRVFSDVILYTAPARSLFHSESLGKSISSYSSGAADNANGQASAVDTVRVSLSSAVSSSSHGSGHEDFDALGDVFIWGEGLGDGVLGGGLQRVGISSTAKIDASLPKALESAVALDVHNLACGRGHAVLVTKQGEVFSWGEESGGRLGHGNDADVSQPKLIDALSGMNVELVACGEYHTCAVTLSGDLYTWGDGVHSSGLLGHGSDVSHWIPKKVCGPMEGQHVSSVSCGPWHTAIVTSAGQLFTFGDGIFGALGHGDRRSTNIPREVEALRGMRAVRAACGVWHTAAIVEILDASSDSGSSSTGKLFTWGDGDKGRLGHGDGETRLLPTCVVSLSDSFCKVACGHDITIGLTTSGRVYTMGSTVYGQLGNPEADGKLPTCVEGKIYNSFVEEISCGAYHVAVLTSRTEVYTWGKGTNGRLGHGDSDDRNTPTLVEALKDKQVKSVVCGASFTAVICLHKWICSADQSVCAGCHLPFGFRRKRHNCYNCGSVFCKACSSKKSTGASLAPNINKPYRVCDECYTKLKKAMGDGKIPRFPKHQSGSTNQMPGELADKDSLAPRMQGQFSRLSSVESFKSEGRDSRESNNRRHNPMPNQLRNLYPSSSSKFLQASSKKIFSASVPGSRVASRSTSPTSCKPSSPHSMPTAPGIDLTCMEILDVDSKPNNEDLRQEVIMLQAQVAELMCKSRLLEVELQKATKQLIDTKAIASEETAKCKAAKEVIKSLTSQLKVMAEGVPEGCLISHNCGYSYTSDSLKLPSSDNITSNLLASQVSESNSNLGNPLASNGNHTLPEAAEWVEQAEPGVYFTISFLPGGNKCLKRVRFSRKRFSEQQAEKWWSENRSWLQEKYTILSGENSTTGST encoded by the exons ATGGCAGATCCTCTGAGAAATGGTTCTGTTGAGAGGGATGTTGAGCAG GCAATCACAGCCTTAAAGAAAGGAGCACATCTATTGAAGTATGGGCGAAGAGGGAAGCCAAAGTTTTGTCCTTTCAGGCTTTCTAAT GATGAATCTTTACTAATTTGGTATTCTGGAAAGGATGAGAAACAGCTTAAACTTTGTCAGGTTTCAAAAATCATACCTGGGCAGCGTACT gCAATATTTCAGCGGTATCCACGGCCCGATAAAGAATACCAGTCATTTTCTCTTATATACAATGACAGATCGCTAGATCTG ATCTGCAAGGATAAGGATGAAGCTGAAGTGTGGTTTGTTGGACTGAAGGCATTGATTTCACATGGAAGTCATCAGAAGTTGAGATCCGAATCAAGAGGTGATAGGACTTCCTCTGATAGTCCATCCACGCATATTCAGAAAATCTCGCCGTTTACATCGCCCTTCAGTGGTAGTGATATCTCCCATAAG GATTCCAAAGATGACCAACAAGTCAATATTCCATATGAGAGCCATCCAGTCAAAAGTTTGGGAAGAGTATTTTCTGATGTGATATTGTATACTGCACCAGCCAGGAGTTTGTTTCATTCAGAATCTTTAGGTAAATCTATCTCTTCATACTCATCAGGAGCGGCAGATAATGCAAATGGCCAGGCCTCTGCAGTTGACACTGTTAGAGTAAGTCTATCTAGTGCTGTTAGCTCATCAAGCCATGGATCAGGTCATGAGGATTTTGATGCACTAGGTGATGTTTTCATTTGGGGAGAAGGTTTAGGTGATGGGGTTCTTGGTGGTGGTCTCCAAAGGGTTGGAATTTCATCGACCGCTAAGATTGATGCATCATTGCCAAAAGCCTTAGAATCAGCAGTAGCGCTTGATGTTCACAATCTAGCTTGTGGTAGGGGGCATGCAGTTTTAGTTACCAAACAAGGGGAGGTTTTTAGTTGGGGAGAGGAGTCAGGAGGTAGGCTTGGTCATGGAAATGATGCTGATGTTTCCCAGCCAAAGCTCATTGATGCCTTAAGTGGTATGAATGTTGAACTTGTAGCATGCGGAGAATATCATACATGTGCTGTCACTTTGTCAGGTGATTTATATACATGGGGTGATGGGGTGCACAGTTCAGGTCTCCTGGGCCATGGGAGTGATGTGAGTCACTGGATTCCTAAGAAAGTCTGTGGTCCAATGGAAGGTCAGCATGTGTCCTCTGTATCTTGTGGACCATGGCATACGGCCATTGTGACATCTGCAGGACAGCTGTTTACGTTTGGTGATGGAATCTTTGGTGCTCTGGGTCATGGAGATCGTAGAAGCACAAACATACCAAGAGAAGTTGAAGCTCTCAGAGGAATGCGTGCTGTCCGTGCAGCTTGTGGTGTTTGGCACACTGCTGCAATTGTGGAAATTTTGGATGCATCTTCTGATTCTGGTAGCTCTTCAACAGGGAAGCTATTCACATGGGGAGATGGCGATAAAGGTCGACTTGGACATGGTGACGGAGAAACCAGACTCCTTCCAACTTGTGTAGTATCTCTTTCTGATAGCTTTTGTAAGGTAGCTTGCGGGCATGACATAACTATTGGTTTAACAACTTCTGGACGTGTTTATACAATGGGAAGTACTGTCTATGGGCAACTTGGTAATCCTGAAGCGGATGGGAAACTTCCTACGTGTGTTGAAGGAAAGATTTACAATAGTTTTGTTGAAGAGATATCATGTGGTGCCTATCATGTTGCTGTATTGACCTCAAGAACTGAAGTCTACACTTGGGGCAAAGGAAcaaatggccgtttaggccatggTGATAGTGACGACCGAAATACTCCAACACTTGTTGAAGCTCTGAAAGACAAACAAGTGAAGAGTGTTGTATGTGGTGCAAGTTTTACTGCCGTCATCTGTCTTCACAAGTGGATTTGTAGTGCTGACCAGTCCGTATGTGCTGGTTGTCATCTCCCTTTTGGTTTCAGAAGAAAGCGTCATAATTGTTATAATTGTGGTTCAGTCTTTTGCAAAGCATGTAGCAGCAAAAAATCTACTGGAGCTTCTTTAGCACCAAATATTAATAAGCCATATCGTGTATGTGATGAATGTTATACCAAGCTTAAGAAGGCAATGGGGGATGGTAAAATTCCTCGATTTCCAAAGCATCAAAGTGGAAGCACAAACCAGATGCCTGGTGAACTGGCTGACAAAGATTCACTTGCTCCTAGAATGCAGGGACAGTTTTCTAGGCTCTCCTCAGTTGAATCTTTTAAAAGTGAGGGTAGAGATTCTAGGGAATCAAATAATAGGCGGCATAATCCAATGCCAAATCAATTGAGAAACTTATACCCATCAAGCTCTTCAAAGTTTCTTCAAGCATCTTCAAAGAAAATATTCTCTGCTTCTGTCCCGGGTTCAAGAGTAGCTTCTCGTTCAACATCCCCTACATCATGTAAGCCAAGTTCACCACATTCAATGCCCACAGCACCTGGAATTGATCTTACTTGCATGGAAATTTTGGATGTTGATTCGAAGCCAAATAATGAGGATCTAAGACAAGAAGTCATTATGTTGCAGGCACAG GTAGCTGAGCTAATGTGTAAATCACGACTTCTAGAAGTGGAATTGCAGAAAGCAACAAAACAGTTGATAGACACCAAAGCAATAGCTAGTGAAGAAACTGCGAAGTGCAAGGCTGCAAAGGAAGTAATCAAGTCTCTAACCTCACAG CTTAAGGTTATGGCTGAAGGAGTACCAGAAGGTTGTCTGATTTCCCATAACTGTGGATATAGCTATACATCTGACTCATTAAAACTTCCTTCCAGTGACAACATAACAAGCAACTTGCTAGCTTCACAGGTTTCCGAGTCAAACAGTAACTTGGGTAATCCACTGGCCAGCAATGGAAATCACACATTGCCTGAAGCAGCAGAATGGGTTGAACAGGCTGAACCAGGTGTTTACTTTACCATATCTTTTTTGCCTGGAGGCAATAAGTGTCTCAAGCGAGTGCGCTTTAG CCGAAAAAGATTTAGTGAGCAACAAGCAGAAAAGTGGTGGTCAGAGAATCGATCATGGCTTCAGGAGAAATATACCATTCTTAGCGGTGAAAATTCTACCACTGGCTCTACTTAA
- the LOC103992424 gene encoding PH, RCC1 and FYVE domains-containing protein 1 isoform X2, producing MADPLRNGSVERDVEQAITALKKGAHLLKYGRRGKPKFCPFRLSNDESLLIWYSGKDEKQLKLCQVSKIIPGQRTAIFQRYPRPDKEYQSFSLIYNDRSLDLICKDKDEAEVWFVGLKALISHGSHQKLRSESRGDRTSSDSPSTHIQKISPFTSPFSGSDISHKDSKDDQQVNIPYESHPVKSLGRVFSDVILYTAPARSLFHSESLGKSISSYSSGAADNANGQASAVDTVRVSLSSAVSSSSHGSGHEDFDALGDVFIWGEGLGDGVLGGGLQRVGISSTAKIDASLPKALESAVALDVHNLACGRGHAVLVTKQGEVFSWGEESGGRLGHGNDADVSQPKLIDALSGMNVELVACGEYHTCAVTLSGDLYTWGDGVHSSGLLGHGSDVSHWIPKKVCGPMEGQHVSSVSCGPWHTAIVTSAGQLFTFGDGIFGALGHGDRRSTNIPREVEALRGMRAVRAACGVWHTAAIVEILDASSDSGSSSTGKLFTWGDGDKGRLGHGDGETRLLPTCVVSLSDSFCKVACGHDITIGLTTSGRVYTMGSTVYGQLGNPEADGKLPTCVEGKIYNSFVEEISCGAYHVAVLTSRTEVYTWGKGTNGRLGHGDSDDRNTPTLVEALKDKQVKSVVCGASFTAVICLHKWICSADQSVCAGCHLPFGFRRKRHNCYNCGSVFCKACSSKKSTGASLAPNINKPYRVCDECYTKLKKAMGDGKIPRFPKHQSGSTNQMPGELADKDSLAPRMQGQFSRLSSVESFKSEGRDSRESNNRRHNPMPNQLRNLYPSSSSKFLQASSKKIFSASVPGSRVASRSTSPTSCKPSSPHSMPTAPGIDLTCMEILDVDSKPNNEDLRQEVIMLQAQVAELMCKSRLLEVELQKATKQLIDTKAIASEETAKCKAAKEVIKSLTSQVVYCSRNQYVQDQGRILISRIQESKM from the exons ATGGCAGATCCTCTGAGAAATGGTTCTGTTGAGAGGGATGTTGAGCAG GCAATCACAGCCTTAAAGAAAGGAGCACATCTATTGAAGTATGGGCGAAGAGGGAAGCCAAAGTTTTGTCCTTTCAGGCTTTCTAAT GATGAATCTTTACTAATTTGGTATTCTGGAAAGGATGAGAAACAGCTTAAACTTTGTCAGGTTTCAAAAATCATACCTGGGCAGCGTACT gCAATATTTCAGCGGTATCCACGGCCCGATAAAGAATACCAGTCATTTTCTCTTATATACAATGACAGATCGCTAGATCTG ATCTGCAAGGATAAGGATGAAGCTGAAGTGTGGTTTGTTGGACTGAAGGCATTGATTTCACATGGAAGTCATCAGAAGTTGAGATCCGAATCAAGAGGTGATAGGACTTCCTCTGATAGTCCATCCACGCATATTCAGAAAATCTCGCCGTTTACATCGCCCTTCAGTGGTAGTGATATCTCCCATAAG GATTCCAAAGATGACCAACAAGTCAATATTCCATATGAGAGCCATCCAGTCAAAAGTTTGGGAAGAGTATTTTCTGATGTGATATTGTATACTGCACCAGCCAGGAGTTTGTTTCATTCAGAATCTTTAGGTAAATCTATCTCTTCATACTCATCAGGAGCGGCAGATAATGCAAATGGCCAGGCCTCTGCAGTTGACACTGTTAGAGTAAGTCTATCTAGTGCTGTTAGCTCATCAAGCCATGGATCAGGTCATGAGGATTTTGATGCACTAGGTGATGTTTTCATTTGGGGAGAAGGTTTAGGTGATGGGGTTCTTGGTGGTGGTCTCCAAAGGGTTGGAATTTCATCGACCGCTAAGATTGATGCATCATTGCCAAAAGCCTTAGAATCAGCAGTAGCGCTTGATGTTCACAATCTAGCTTGTGGTAGGGGGCATGCAGTTTTAGTTACCAAACAAGGGGAGGTTTTTAGTTGGGGAGAGGAGTCAGGAGGTAGGCTTGGTCATGGAAATGATGCTGATGTTTCCCAGCCAAAGCTCATTGATGCCTTAAGTGGTATGAATGTTGAACTTGTAGCATGCGGAGAATATCATACATGTGCTGTCACTTTGTCAGGTGATTTATATACATGGGGTGATGGGGTGCACAGTTCAGGTCTCCTGGGCCATGGGAGTGATGTGAGTCACTGGATTCCTAAGAAAGTCTGTGGTCCAATGGAAGGTCAGCATGTGTCCTCTGTATCTTGTGGACCATGGCATACGGCCATTGTGACATCTGCAGGACAGCTGTTTACGTTTGGTGATGGAATCTTTGGTGCTCTGGGTCATGGAGATCGTAGAAGCACAAACATACCAAGAGAAGTTGAAGCTCTCAGAGGAATGCGTGCTGTCCGTGCAGCTTGTGGTGTTTGGCACACTGCTGCAATTGTGGAAATTTTGGATGCATCTTCTGATTCTGGTAGCTCTTCAACAGGGAAGCTATTCACATGGGGAGATGGCGATAAAGGTCGACTTGGACATGGTGACGGAGAAACCAGACTCCTTCCAACTTGTGTAGTATCTCTTTCTGATAGCTTTTGTAAGGTAGCTTGCGGGCATGACATAACTATTGGTTTAACAACTTCTGGACGTGTTTATACAATGGGAAGTACTGTCTATGGGCAACTTGGTAATCCTGAAGCGGATGGGAAACTTCCTACGTGTGTTGAAGGAAAGATTTACAATAGTTTTGTTGAAGAGATATCATGTGGTGCCTATCATGTTGCTGTATTGACCTCAAGAACTGAAGTCTACACTTGGGGCAAAGGAAcaaatggccgtttaggccatggTGATAGTGACGACCGAAATACTCCAACACTTGTTGAAGCTCTGAAAGACAAACAAGTGAAGAGTGTTGTATGTGGTGCAAGTTTTACTGCCGTCATCTGTCTTCACAAGTGGATTTGTAGTGCTGACCAGTCCGTATGTGCTGGTTGTCATCTCCCTTTTGGTTTCAGAAGAAAGCGTCATAATTGTTATAATTGTGGTTCAGTCTTTTGCAAAGCATGTAGCAGCAAAAAATCTACTGGAGCTTCTTTAGCACCAAATATTAATAAGCCATATCGTGTATGTGATGAATGTTATACCAAGCTTAAGAAGGCAATGGGGGATGGTAAAATTCCTCGATTTCCAAAGCATCAAAGTGGAAGCACAAACCAGATGCCTGGTGAACTGGCTGACAAAGATTCACTTGCTCCTAGAATGCAGGGACAGTTTTCTAGGCTCTCCTCAGTTGAATCTTTTAAAAGTGAGGGTAGAGATTCTAGGGAATCAAATAATAGGCGGCATAATCCAATGCCAAATCAATTGAGAAACTTATACCCATCAAGCTCTTCAAAGTTTCTTCAAGCATCTTCAAAGAAAATATTCTCTGCTTCTGTCCCGGGTTCAAGAGTAGCTTCTCGTTCAACATCCCCTACATCATGTAAGCCAAGTTCACCACATTCAATGCCCACAGCACCTGGAATTGATCTTACTTGCATGGAAATTTTGGATGTTGATTCGAAGCCAAATAATGAGGATCTAAGACAAGAAGTCATTATGTTGCAGGCACAG GTAGCTGAGCTAATGTGTAAATCACGACTTCTAGAAGTGGAATTGCAGAAAGCAACAAAACAGTTGATAGACACCAAAGCAATAGCTAGTGAAGAAACTGCGAAGTGCAAGGCTGCAAAGGAAGTAATCAAGTCTCTAACCTCACAG GTAGTTTATTGCAGTCGGAATCAATATGTACAGGATCAGGGAAGAATTCTTATATCTAGGATCCAAGAGAGTAAAATGTAG
- the LOC103992424 gene encoding PH, RCC1 and FYVE domains-containing protein 1 isoform X3, with product MADPLRNGSVERDVEQAITALKKGAHLLKYGRRGKPKFCPFRLSNDESLLIWYSGKDEKQLKLCQVSKIIPGQRTAIFQRYPRPDKEYQSFSLIYNDRSLDLICKDKDEAEVWFVGLKALISHGSHQKLRSESRGDRTSSDSPSTHIQKISPFTSPFSGSDISHKDSKDDQQVNIPYESHPVKSLGRVFSDVILYTAPARSLFHSESLGKSISSYSSGAADNANGQASAVDTVRVSLSSAVSSSSHGSGHEDFDALGDVFIWGEGLGDGVLGGGLQRVGISSTAKIDASLPKALESAVALDVHNLACGRGHAVLVTKQGEVFSWGEESGGRLGHGNDADVSQPKLIDALSGMNVELVACGEYHTCAVTLSGDLYTWGDGVHSSGLLGHGSDVSHWIPKKVCGPMEGQHVSSVSCGPWHTAIVTSAGQLFTFGDGIFGALGHGDRRSTNIPREVEALRGMRAVRAACGVWHTAAIVEILDASSDSGSSSTGKLFTWGDGDKGRLGHGDGETRLLPTCVVSLSDSFCKVACGHDITIGLTTSGRVYTMGSTVYGQLGNPEADGKLPTCVEGKIYNSFVEEISCGAYHVAVLTSRTEVYTWGKGTNGRLGHGDSDDRNTPTLVEALKDKQVKSVVCGASFTAVICLHKWICSADQSVCAGCHLPFGFRRKRHNCYNCGSVFCKACSSKKSTGASLAPNINKPYRVCDECYTKLKKAMGDGKIPRFPKHQSGSTNQMPGELADKDSLAPRMQGQFSRLSSVESFKSEGRDSRESNNRRHNPMPNQLRNLYPSSSSKFLQASSKKIFSASVPGSRVASRSTSPTSCKPSSPHSMPTAPGIDLTCMEILDVDSKPNNEDLRQEVIMLQAQVAELMCKSRLLEVELQKATKQLIDTKAIASEETAKCKAAKEVIKSLTSQLKVMAEGVPEGFRVKQ from the exons ATGGCAGATCCTCTGAGAAATGGTTCTGTTGAGAGGGATGTTGAGCAG GCAATCACAGCCTTAAAGAAAGGAGCACATCTATTGAAGTATGGGCGAAGAGGGAAGCCAAAGTTTTGTCCTTTCAGGCTTTCTAAT GATGAATCTTTACTAATTTGGTATTCTGGAAAGGATGAGAAACAGCTTAAACTTTGTCAGGTTTCAAAAATCATACCTGGGCAGCGTACT gCAATATTTCAGCGGTATCCACGGCCCGATAAAGAATACCAGTCATTTTCTCTTATATACAATGACAGATCGCTAGATCTG ATCTGCAAGGATAAGGATGAAGCTGAAGTGTGGTTTGTTGGACTGAAGGCATTGATTTCACATGGAAGTCATCAGAAGTTGAGATCCGAATCAAGAGGTGATAGGACTTCCTCTGATAGTCCATCCACGCATATTCAGAAAATCTCGCCGTTTACATCGCCCTTCAGTGGTAGTGATATCTCCCATAAG GATTCCAAAGATGACCAACAAGTCAATATTCCATATGAGAGCCATCCAGTCAAAAGTTTGGGAAGAGTATTTTCTGATGTGATATTGTATACTGCACCAGCCAGGAGTTTGTTTCATTCAGAATCTTTAGGTAAATCTATCTCTTCATACTCATCAGGAGCGGCAGATAATGCAAATGGCCAGGCCTCTGCAGTTGACACTGTTAGAGTAAGTCTATCTAGTGCTGTTAGCTCATCAAGCCATGGATCAGGTCATGAGGATTTTGATGCACTAGGTGATGTTTTCATTTGGGGAGAAGGTTTAGGTGATGGGGTTCTTGGTGGTGGTCTCCAAAGGGTTGGAATTTCATCGACCGCTAAGATTGATGCATCATTGCCAAAAGCCTTAGAATCAGCAGTAGCGCTTGATGTTCACAATCTAGCTTGTGGTAGGGGGCATGCAGTTTTAGTTACCAAACAAGGGGAGGTTTTTAGTTGGGGAGAGGAGTCAGGAGGTAGGCTTGGTCATGGAAATGATGCTGATGTTTCCCAGCCAAAGCTCATTGATGCCTTAAGTGGTATGAATGTTGAACTTGTAGCATGCGGAGAATATCATACATGTGCTGTCACTTTGTCAGGTGATTTATATACATGGGGTGATGGGGTGCACAGTTCAGGTCTCCTGGGCCATGGGAGTGATGTGAGTCACTGGATTCCTAAGAAAGTCTGTGGTCCAATGGAAGGTCAGCATGTGTCCTCTGTATCTTGTGGACCATGGCATACGGCCATTGTGACATCTGCAGGACAGCTGTTTACGTTTGGTGATGGAATCTTTGGTGCTCTGGGTCATGGAGATCGTAGAAGCACAAACATACCAAGAGAAGTTGAAGCTCTCAGAGGAATGCGTGCTGTCCGTGCAGCTTGTGGTGTTTGGCACACTGCTGCAATTGTGGAAATTTTGGATGCATCTTCTGATTCTGGTAGCTCTTCAACAGGGAAGCTATTCACATGGGGAGATGGCGATAAAGGTCGACTTGGACATGGTGACGGAGAAACCAGACTCCTTCCAACTTGTGTAGTATCTCTTTCTGATAGCTTTTGTAAGGTAGCTTGCGGGCATGACATAACTATTGGTTTAACAACTTCTGGACGTGTTTATACAATGGGAAGTACTGTCTATGGGCAACTTGGTAATCCTGAAGCGGATGGGAAACTTCCTACGTGTGTTGAAGGAAAGATTTACAATAGTTTTGTTGAAGAGATATCATGTGGTGCCTATCATGTTGCTGTATTGACCTCAAGAACTGAAGTCTACACTTGGGGCAAAGGAAcaaatggccgtttaggccatggTGATAGTGACGACCGAAATACTCCAACACTTGTTGAAGCTCTGAAAGACAAACAAGTGAAGAGTGTTGTATGTGGTGCAAGTTTTACTGCCGTCATCTGTCTTCACAAGTGGATTTGTAGTGCTGACCAGTCCGTATGTGCTGGTTGTCATCTCCCTTTTGGTTTCAGAAGAAAGCGTCATAATTGTTATAATTGTGGTTCAGTCTTTTGCAAAGCATGTAGCAGCAAAAAATCTACTGGAGCTTCTTTAGCACCAAATATTAATAAGCCATATCGTGTATGTGATGAATGTTATACCAAGCTTAAGAAGGCAATGGGGGATGGTAAAATTCCTCGATTTCCAAAGCATCAAAGTGGAAGCACAAACCAGATGCCTGGTGAACTGGCTGACAAAGATTCACTTGCTCCTAGAATGCAGGGACAGTTTTCTAGGCTCTCCTCAGTTGAATCTTTTAAAAGTGAGGGTAGAGATTCTAGGGAATCAAATAATAGGCGGCATAATCCAATGCCAAATCAATTGAGAAACTTATACCCATCAAGCTCTTCAAAGTTTCTTCAAGCATCTTCAAAGAAAATATTCTCTGCTTCTGTCCCGGGTTCAAGAGTAGCTTCTCGTTCAACATCCCCTACATCATGTAAGCCAAGTTCACCACATTCAATGCCCACAGCACCTGGAATTGATCTTACTTGCATGGAAATTTTGGATGTTGATTCGAAGCCAAATAATGAGGATCTAAGACAAGAAGTCATTATGTTGCAGGCACAG GTAGCTGAGCTAATGTGTAAATCACGACTTCTAGAAGTGGAATTGCAGAAAGCAACAAAACAGTTGATAGACACCAAAGCAATAGCTAGTGAAGAAACTGCGAAGTGCAAGGCTGCAAAGGAAGTAATCAAGTCTCTAACCTCACAG CTTAAGGTTATGGCTGAAGGAGTACCAGAAG GTTTCCGAGTCAAACAGTAA